The proteins below are encoded in one region of Clostridium estertheticum:
- a CDS encoding sugar O-acetyltransferase, with the protein MDLEEQKKFILSGKMYNDLSQELIKARENTIFLTNEYNNSFGSQQHKREEILKKLLKKIGKGVHFEPTLRCEFGFNITIGDNFYANFDCIMLDGGKIDIGNNVLFGPRVGIYTSNHAIDALERVAGGCYAKPVKIGNNVWIGAGVSINQGVTIGDNTVIGSGSVITKNIPANVVAAGIPCKVIRKITKEDKTGFKV; encoded by the coding sequence ATGGATTTAGAAGAACAGAAAAAATTTATATTATCAGGTAAAATGTATAATGATTTATCACAAGAACTAATTAAGGCAAGAGAAAATACTATATTTCTTACAAATGAATATAATAATAGTTTTGGTAGCCAGCAGCATAAAAGAGAGGAAATATTAAAAAAGCTACTGAAAAAGATCGGAAAAGGAGTTCATTTTGAACCAACTCTTCGATGTGAATTTGGTTTTAATATTACAATAGGCGATAATTTTTATGCCAATTTCGATTGCATAATGCTAGATGGTGGAAAGATAGACATAGGTAATAATGTTTTATTTGGACCACGAGTTGGAATCTATACATCTAATCATGCAATAGATGCATTAGAGCGAGTAGCGGGAGGATGTTATGCAAAACCTGTAAAGATAGGCAATAACGTATGGATTGGAGCAGGAGTTAGTATAAATCAAGGTGTTACTATTGGAGATAATACAGTCATAGGGTCAGGCAGCGTTATTACAAAAAATATTCCAGCGAATGTTGTTGCAGCTGGTATACCTTGTAAAGTAATTCGAAAAATTACAAAAGAAGATAAAACTGGATTTAAAGTATAG
- a CDS encoding aminopeptidase P family protein, translating into MSVKERIEQLRNEMRERGIDAFIVPSSDPHQSEYVAEHYSARTFITGFTGSAGTAIVTLKEAGLWTDGRYFIQAENQLIDTGVTLFRMGNDGVPTVEEFLKETLKKGAKIAFDGKVISIEYFRGLKSALESSGFSYEVNEDLVDIIWKDRPQKPCSQVVLHDVVYAGESRESKLARVASEMETMGANYYVISGLDDIAWLLNIRARDVKCNPLTIAYTVVSEKKHYLFIDDKKINSEVRAELEKANVEIKPYESIGEFLGKIKDGAILLDAARTSTWIYSSIKIKILEAMDITTRFKGIKNEIQIKNVRKAMVRDGVAMVKFISWMKKTIKSRNITEIEASDKIEEIRSVGENFYDLSFASISAYKANASMPHYCATEKNQATIKAEGLYLLDSGAQYLDGTTDITRTLAVGPLTKEEKTDYTLVLRGMINLTLQRFLYGTTGSNLDIIARIPLWNAGMDYKHGTGHGVGFFLNVHEGPHRISALPNNIVLKKGMIVSNEPGVYKAGKHGIRIENLVVAQEDEKTEYGGQFMKFETLTLCPIDLEAIDVSLLTNDEKFWLNDYHKTVFEKLSTYLQGEELAYLKQATMAI; encoded by the coding sequence ATGAGTGTAAAAGAAAGAATTGAACAATTAAGGAATGAGATGAGAGAAAGAGGCATAGATGCCTTCATTGTTCCTAGTTCGGATCCACATCAAAGTGAATATGTAGCAGAGCACTATAGTGCTAGAACTTTTATAACCGGATTTACAGGTTCTGCGGGTACTGCAATTGTAACTTTAAAAGAGGCAGGTTTATGGACAGATGGAAGATATTTCATACAAGCAGAAAATCAACTAATAGATACGGGGGTAACACTATTTAGAATGGGTAACGATGGTGTTCCAACTGTGGAAGAATTTTTGAAAGAAACACTTAAGAAGGGAGCAAAAATTGCTTTTGATGGTAAGGTTATTTCAATAGAGTATTTTAGAGGTCTAAAGAGTGCTCTAGAGAGTAGTGGATTTTCCTATGAAGTTAATGAAGATTTAGTAGATATAATTTGGAAAGATAGACCACAAAAACCTTGTAGCCAGGTAGTTTTGCATGATGTAGTATATGCTGGAGAGTCAAGAGAATCAAAACTTGCAAGAGTAGCTAGTGAAATGGAAACTATGGGAGCAAACTACTATGTTATATCGGGACTTGATGACATAGCATGGTTGTTAAACATTAGAGCGAGAGATGTAAAATGCAATCCACTAACTATAGCTTACACCGTTGTTTCAGAGAAAAAACATTATTTATTTATAGATGATAAGAAAATAAATTCAGAGGTTAGAGCGGAACTCGAAAAGGCTAATGTAGAAATAAAACCTTACGAAAGCATAGGAGAGTTTTTAGGGAAAATCAAAGATGGAGCAATATTACTTGATGCAGCAAGAACTAGTACTTGGATTTATAGTTCCATAAAGATTAAGATTTTAGAGGCTATGGATATTACTACAAGGTTTAAGGGCATAAAGAATGAGATTCAAATTAAAAATGTTAGAAAGGCTATGGTACGCGATGGTGTAGCTATGGTTAAATTTATATCATGGATGAAGAAAACTATAAAATCGCGCAATATTACAGAAATAGAAGCATCAGATAAAATCGAGGAGATAAGAAGTGTAGGAGAAAATTTCTATGATTTAAGCTTTGCATCAATCTCAGCATATAAAGCAAATGCTTCTATGCCCCATTACTGCGCTACGGAGAAAAATCAAGCTACTATAAAGGCGGAGGGGCTTTATCTATTAGACTCTGGTGCTCAATATTTAGATGGAACAACAGATATCACAAGAACATTAGCTGTAGGTCCATTAACAAAGGAAGAAAAAACAGATTATACCTTAGTATTAAGAGGGATGATTAATCTAACATTGCAGAGATTTTTATATGGAACTACGGGCTCAAATTTAGATATTATAGCTAGAATTCCACTTTGGAATGCAGGTATGGATTATAAGCATGGAACAGGACATGGAGTAGGTTTCTTTCTAAATGTTCATGAAGGGCCACACAGAATATCTGCGCTTCCCAATAATATTGTGCTTAAAAAAGGAATGATAGTCTCCAACGAACCAGGAGTTTATAAAGCAGGAAAGCATGGTATAAGAATAGAAAACTTAGTTGTCGCTCAGGAAGATGAAAAGACTGAGTATGGTGGACAATTTATGAAGTTTGAGACTTTAACACTATGCCCTATAGACTTAGAGGCTATAGATGTGTCCTTGTTAACAAATGATGAAAAATTTTGGCTAAATGATTATCATAAAACTGTATTTGAGAAGCTTTCTACTTATTTACAGGGAGAAGAATTAGCATACTTGAAACAAGCAACAATGGCAATATAA
- a CDS encoding MarR family winged helix-turn-helix transcriptional regulator — protein MKDKDIDEVFNGLLLKFPILTKKLLNISSVVTSNKEITRAHVSLMRFLKIEELCKMSDLAKILYVSKPTVTILVEKLVEFNMVKRKLDEKDRRVIYIELTDTGCNFLQERTEAMKVAFCKSTQKFNTNDLILLKETLNNMEMLVGKMDE, from the coding sequence ATGAAAGATAAAGATATTGATGAGGTATTTAATGGATTATTATTAAAATTTCCCATATTAACAAAAAAGCTCTTAAACATAAGTTCTGTTGTAACTAGTAATAAAGAAATAACAAGAGCACATGTATCTTTAATGCGTTTCTTGAAAATTGAAGAGTTATGCAAAATGTCAGACTTAGCTAAAATCCTATATGTATCAAAGCCAACTGTAACTATATTAGTCGAAAAACTTGTGGAATTTAATATGGTTAAAAGAAAATTAGATGAAAAAGACAGACGTGTGATATATATAGAACTAACGGATACTGGATGCAATTTTTTACAAGAGCGTACAGAAGCTATGAAGGTTGCCTTTTGTAAGAGCACACAAAAATTTAATACAAATGATCTCATACTGTTAAAAGAAACTCTAAATAATATGGAAATGCTTGTAGGTAAAATGGATGAATAA
- a CDS encoding DUF3189 family protein: MIYIYNCYGGTHSSILAMAYHLKMLDENHEPTKDEILKLPNFNKLVYGNCGELFYYGSDEDENKVYVVGRGRSKVLIPGLYNLASMLHKQNLLNEKIIFSNTSPTVPLPMTFGGFFSRWLKIDFIGVPLLVKGSKQSYQDIVKLVNHTKKAAKEAKSEVIILDNKEFKKK; this comes from the coding sequence ATGATATACATATATAATTGTTATGGAGGAACCCACTCATCTATTTTAGCAATGGCTTATCACTTAAAAATGCTGGATGAAAACCACGAACCGACTAAGGATGAAATATTGAAATTACCTAACTTTAATAAGTTAGTATATGGAAATTGTGGAGAACTTTTTTATTATGGAAGTGATGAAGATGAAAATAAAGTCTATGTTGTAGGTAGGGGACGTTCAAAGGTTTTAATTCCTGGATTATATAATTTAGCTTCTATGCTTCATAAACAAAATCTATTAAACGAGAAAATTATATTTTCCAATACGTCACCAACTGTTCCGTTACCAATGACCTTTGGTGGATTCTTTTCTAGGTGGCTAAAAATTGATTTTATAGGAGTGCCGTTGCTTGTAAAGGGATCAAAACAATCATACCAGGACATTGTAAAACTAGTAAATCACACAAAGAAAGCAGCAAAGGAAGCTAAGTCAGAGGTCATTATATTAGATAATAAGGAATTTAAGAAAAAATGA
- a CDS encoding TatD family nuclease-associated radical SAM protein, with product MVILYTYNNGVYINLKDVDITKKELSHKNIYVNLTNNCPCSCTFCLRNTKEMAKSNSLWLDTEPTAQQVIEEFEKYDLTQFNEIIFCGFGEPLTRLDDLIDVAKYLKNRSSNNPIRINTNGLADLVNKKETATFFKDLINTVSISLNASNAKEYLRLTRSKFGIESYDAMLKFAISCKEYVPNVVMTVVDCIGREEIDACKDVCDAICVPLRVRPFE from the coding sequence ATGGTTATTTTATATACATATAACAATGGTGTTTATATCAATTTAAAAGATGTTGATATTACTAAAAAAGAATTGAGCCACAAAAACATTTATGTTAATTTAACTAACAATTGCCCTTGTTCTTGTACCTTTTGTTTAAGAAACACTAAGGAAATGGCTAAATCAAATAGTCTATGGTTAGATACAGAACCTACCGCTCAGCAGGTTATAGAAGAGTTTGAAAAATATGATTTAACTCAGTTCAATGAAATTATATTTTGTGGATTTGGAGAACCTTTAACACGTCTTGATGATCTAATAGACGTGGCAAAATACTTAAAAAATAGAAGTAGCAATAATCCAATTCGTATAAACACTAATGGACTCGCAGATTTAGTTAATAAAAAAGAAACTGCAACATTTTTCAAAGACTTGATTAATACTGTATCCATAAGCCTTAATGCATCAAATGCGAAAGAATATTTAAGATTAACTCGTAGCAAATTTGGTATAGAATCTTATGACGCCATGCTGAAATTTGCGATAAGCTGCAAAGAGTATGTTCCGAATGTAGTTATGACAGTAGTAGATTGTATTGGACGAGAAGAAATAGATGCTTGCAAAGATGTATGTGATGCTATTTGCGTACCTTTAAGGGTGCGTCCTTTTGAATAA
- a CDS encoding AEC family transporter, whose amino-acid sequence MNINVMNQVIILALMMMVGVVLRKTKTITDEVNKGFSNILINLTMPCMIIYSFNFKFSMDMLKGASMILFYSIVIHIILIILSKLLYSKFEGSKKNVFIFATVFSNCGFVGYPVIQGIFGNIGVFYTSIYTIPFNIFMWSYGVMLFTGKSDLKSIKKNLINIPLICTLLGIIIFLFSIKLPSPLLKTLGSIGNMTTPLSMFIVGSMLADVKLKDVFKGLDIYYVNFIKLIVAPLLTYFVLTLLGASKTLLYICVILVAMPTASLIAVLAEKYNGDKVTASKCAFLTTILSIITIPAIMSIIDLLIK is encoded by the coding sequence TTGAATATCAATGTTATGAATCAAGTAATTATATTAGCACTTATGATGATGGTAGGAGTTGTCTTAAGAAAAACAAAAACAATTACAGATGAAGTAAATAAAGGTTTTTCAAACATTTTAATTAATTTGACAATGCCTTGTATGATTATATATTCTTTTAATTTCAAATTTTCAATGGATATGCTAAAAGGTGCTAGCATGATACTTTTCTATTCTATTGTGATACACATTATCTTAATAATTTTAAGTAAATTGTTATATTCTAAATTTGAAGGCTCTAAGAAGAATGTATTTATATTTGCAACCGTATTTTCTAATTGTGGGTTTGTAGGATATCCTGTAATTCAAGGTATCTTTGGGAATATAGGAGTATTTTATACATCTATTTATACAATTCCTTTTAATATTTTTATGTGGTCTTATGGTGTTATGCTTTTTACGGGCAAAAGTGACTTAAAGAGTATAAAAAAGAATCTTATAAATATACCTCTTATATGTACTCTTTTAGGAATTATAATATTTCTTTTTTCTATAAAACTCCCCTCACCATTACTTAAGACTTTAGGTAGCATAGGAAATATGACGACTCCCCTTTCAATGTTTATAGTAGGAAGTATGCTTGCAGATGTTAAATTAAAAGATGTGTTTAAGGGCCTAGATATCTATTATGTAAATTTTATTAAACTTATAGTTGCTCCACTCTTAACTTATTTTGTACTTACCCTTTTGGGCGCTAGTAAAACGCTTCTTTATATATGTGTAATTTTAGTAGCAATGCCTACTGCAAGTTTAATAGCAGTTTTGGCAGAGAAATATAATGGAGACAAAGTAACTGCTTCAAAATGTGCTTTTTTAACTACAATCTTATCTATAATCACGATACCTGCTATTATGTCAATAATAGACTTACTTATAAAATAG
- a CDS encoding pyridoxamine kinase — MSLNKQKKIAIVNDFTGFGRCSIAVALPIISAMKIQCCPLPTAILSAHTGFSNFFFDDYTPHMRDYMNNWKELNLQFDGICTGFLGSKEQIDVVVEFLCNFKTKDTIVMVDPVMGDYGKLYSTYTQEMCDEMKKLIKYADVMTPNLTEACRLLDIPYPEKTLNPAQLENIAKELCTKGPDKIVITGLQHNGNIRNFIYEIGKPYTIIEVKKIGEDRSGTGDVFSSIVVANIVKGVDIVTAVKKATDFISKAIDYTAKIGTPVHDGICFEEYLTDLQ; from the coding sequence ATGAGCTTAAACAAACAAAAGAAAATTGCTATTGTGAATGATTTTACTGGATTTGGACGATGTTCCATAGCGGTTGCATTGCCTATTATATCAGCAATGAAGATACAATGTTGTCCATTACCTACTGCAATATTATCTGCACATACGGGATTTTCAAATTTCTTTTTTGATGATTATACTCCTCATATGAGGGATTACATGAATAATTGGAAAGAGCTTAATTTACAATTTGATGGAATCTGTACTGGATTTTTAGGTTCAAAAGAACAAATTGATGTTGTTGTAGAGTTTCTTTGCAATTTTAAAACAAAAGATACTATTGTCATGGTTGATCCTGTGATGGGTGACTATGGTAAGCTTTATTCTACATATACACAGGAAATGTGTGATGAAATGAAGAAGTTAATTAAATATGCTGATGTAATGACACCTAATCTTACTGAAGCCTGTAGACTTCTTGATATTCCTTATCCAGAAAAAACTTTGAATCCTGCGCAGCTTGAAAACATTGCAAAAGAGCTTTGCACAAAAGGGCCAGATAAAATTGTTATCACTGGACTGCAGCATAATGGGAATATAAGAAACTTTATATATGAAATAGGAAAACCATATACTATAATAGAAGTGAAAAAAATTGGTGAAGATCGTTCAGGTACTGGAGATGTATTTTCTTCTATTGTAGTTGCGAATATTGTAAAGGGAGTAGATATCGTGACTGCGGTAAAAAAGGCCACAGATTTTATTAGTAAAGCCATTGATTATACTGCTAAAATTGGTACTCCAGTACATGATGGTATTTGCTTTGAAGAATATTTGACTGATCTGCAATAA
- a CDS encoding PHP domain-containing protein: MSFKIIADYHTHTNIAKGHIPLFNIIFGEHAKGSIESNVKAGIKKGLKEIAITDHGYKHITFGMKLNQYEKLRKSIDDLNKSSLLKKNDFKILLGVECNIVTKKGDIDIKDEIIDYLDIICVGYHPGAVQNPFLLRNYTEAAINAIKKYDITILNHPLEHVNPDIIEIGRVAAQRNTALEINRSHRNMDIETIKNLKKMGVKFSLGSDSHKSEDVGYFGKAYNIAVEAGLTDDDIVNADGSAHRSMKLLRD, encoded by the coding sequence ATGAGTTTTAAGATTATTGCAGACTATCATACTCATACTAATATTGCAAAGGGACATATTCCCTTGTTTAATATTATTTTTGGAGAACATGCAAAAGGAAGTATTGAATCAAATGTTAAAGCTGGAATAAAAAAAGGATTAAAAGAAATTGCCATAACAGATCATGGTTATAAACATATTACCTTCGGGATGAAACTAAATCAATACGAAAAACTACGTAAATCAATTGATGACCTTAATAAAAGTTCATTATTGAAGAAGAATGACTTTAAAATTCTTCTTGGCGTAGAATGTAATATTGTTACTAAAAAAGGTGATATAGATATTAAAGATGAAATAATTGATTACCTGGACATAATTTGTGTGGGTTATCATCCTGGAGCAGTACAAAATCCATTTTTACTTAGGAACTATACAGAAGCTGCAATTAATGCTATTAAAAAATATGATATTACAATATTAAATCATCCTTTAGAGCATGTTAATCCAGATATTATCGAAATTGGAAGGGTTGCCGCTCAAAGAAATACTGCTTTGGAAATTAACAGAAGCCATAGGAATATGGACATTGAAACAATAAAAAATTTAAAGAAGATGGGTGTTAAATTTTCATTAGGAAGTGATTCACACAAATCAGAGGATGTAGGGTATTTTGGTAAAGCCTATAATATTGCAGTTGAGGCAGGCCTTACAGATGATGATATTGTTAATGCTGATGGAAGTGCACATAGATCAATGAAATTATTAAGAGATTAA
- a CDS encoding YsnF/AvaK domain-containing protein: MATFQIKKEQLDIAKKWLQTGEVNIYREAFTEEKTFTVPVKREELVIKKKVLSSADSEIKNMPTEIIRIPLSEEHVEFTKHKVNLEEVSIYKQQIQDIKHIEETLKREALKVKISDSLKFLDNSNSKHS; the protein is encoded by the coding sequence ATGGCAACGTTTCAAATAAAAAAAGAACAGCTTGATATAGCAAAAAAATGGTTACAAACAGGGGAAGTAAATATTTATAGGGAGGCTTTTACGGAGGAAAAAACATTTACGGTACCAGTTAAACGAGAAGAGCTTGTAATAAAAAAGAAAGTCCTTTCCTCAGCTGATTCAGAAATTAAAAATATGCCTACAGAAATTATCCGTATACCTCTTAGTGAAGAACATGTTGAGTTCACCAAGCACAAAGTTAATTTAGAGGAGGTATCAATTTATAAACAGCAGATACAAGATATAAAACACATTGAAGAGACATTAAAGAGGGAGGCTCTTAAAGTTAAAATCTCCGATTCCTTAAAGTTTTTAGACAATTCAAATTCAAAACACTCCTAA
- a CDS encoding YsnF/AvaK domain-containing protein — protein sequence MSVLEGIFEKHDDDIKKETKETKDDAIKLSLRKEELDIAKSSVQKGEVEFGKEIIEEQKTVDVPVTREEIVIERKSLNNEASDSPITDEQSIKIPVNEEKVHVDKHTVVTGEISAHKHAIEDTEHIEETLKREEAQINKVGNPDVVDIGSHHE from the coding sequence ATGAGTGTACTTGAAGGGATTTTTGAAAAACACGACGATGATATCAAAAAAGAAACTAAAGAAACTAAAGATGATGCCATAAAGCTTAGTCTACGAAAAGAAGAACTTGATATTGCCAAAAGCAGTGTGCAAAAAGGTGAAGTAGAGTTTGGTAAGGAAATTATAGAAGAGCAAAAAACAGTTGATGTTCCTGTGACACGTGAAGAAATAGTTATTGAAAGAAAGAGCTTAAACAATGAAGCAAGTGATTCACCAATCACTGATGAACAAAGTATTAAAATTCCTGTTAATGAAGAAAAAGTTCATGTAGATAAACATACAGTAGTAACAGGAGAAATTTCAGCTCACAAACATGCTATAGAAGATACTGAGCATATAGAAGAAACGCTTAAACGAGAAGAAGCACAAATAAATAAAGTTGGTAACCCTGATGTAGTTGATATCGGTAGTCATCACGAATAA
- a CDS encoding alpha/beta hydrolase, producing MKKKKILLIFPVVVMIVAIYSFILIKNFATTSYGKLDILFGVMSKIEEHFNPISLKGKSIYEMRVALHKSTTMWKSKPIPFSNIKNMDIKTTSNQVPVRVYTPDVNEDKLPIIIYSHGGSWITGSIDDYDNVCRKLSKNSKAIVVSVNYRLAPEDPFPAGLNDVYNVLQWVYKYAKSINGDSSRICVVGDSAGANLSAVVSQMARDKGGPHIISQVLIYPSTNIYQLNTKSWSYFGMDYNLTRENSEKFISLYTPSLEERKSGYASPLLSENFKDLPDTLIITAEFDPLRDEGEAYGNKLKQAGVDVISTRYKGVTHGFISMDKITNKADEALIEISRYLKEKFNRKQI from the coding sequence ATGAAAAAGAAAAAAATATTGTTGATTTTTCCTGTTGTTGTCATGATTGTTGCAATCTATAGTTTTATTTTAATTAAAAATTTTGCTACAACAAGTTATGGTAAGCTTGATATATTATTTGGCGTAATGTCAAAAATAGAAGAACATTTTAATCCTATTTCACTTAAAGGAAAATCAATATATGAAATGCGTGTAGCATTACATAAGTCAACAACAATGTGGAAATCTAAACCTATACCCTTTTCCAATATAAAAAATATGGATATAAAAACAACTTCAAATCAAGTGCCAGTGCGAGTATACACGCCTGATGTCAATGAGGATAAATTACCTATCATAATTTATTCCCATGGCGGCAGTTGGATTACTGGTAGTATTGATGACTATGACAATGTTTGCAGGAAGCTTTCAAAAAATTCAAAGGCTATAGTCGTATCTGTAAATTATCGTCTTGCGCCAGAAGACCCATTCCCAGCTGGTCTTAATGACGTATATAATGTGCTCCAATGGGTTTATAAATATGCTAAAAGCATTAATGGGGACTCCAGCCGAATATGTGTTGTAGGGGACAGTGCTGGTGCTAACCTTTCTGCTGTAGTTTCACAAATGGCACGTGATAAAGGTGGACCCCACATAATCTCTCAGGTACTAATATATCCATCTACAAATATTTATCAACTAAATACTAAATCTTGGTCGTATTTTGGTATGGATTATAATCTTACAAGGGAAAACTCTGAAAAATTTATATCCCTGTACACTCCAAGTTTAGAAGAAAGAAAAAGTGGATATGCCTCGCCTTTATTATCTGAAAATTTTAAAGATTTACCTGACACACTCATAATCACAGCCGAATTTGATCCATTAAGGGATGAAGGTGAAGCTTACGGTAATAAATTAAAGCAAGCAGGAGTGGATGTGATTTCTACCAGATATAAAGGTGTTACACATGGCTTTATTTCAATGGATAAGATTACGAATAAAGCAGATGAGGCTTTAATTGAAATTTCAAGATATCTAAAAGAGAAATTTAATAGAAAGCAAATTTAA